The following are encoded in a window of Neomicrococcus lactis genomic DNA:
- a CDS encoding glycerophosphodiester phosphodiesterase family protein: MKKRFSLALTTAITAGALSVGAFAAPAAFATDSLFGTPESEQPVVIGHRGAAGTAPENTVAAFKDGRTSGADFIEADVQLSADGVPFLFHDDTPKRTTNVEEVFPGRENDPITSFTWAELQQLDAGSYFSEKFAGEKIPHFNDIARVATKNTGVFMEIKSPKNSPGVEKVVADALHNDPAWIKLVEAGKVEILSFDPESNMRFAELAPEIPLQQLSSTVPDSATLAQIATFADSVGTSYRTLDQAGVDRVKAAGLEIGVYTVNDTDAMEESAAMGVQRITGDYPIQFERYLDGVKPFPASRGLVVTDSVNDVPGNDIQPEKGEHIIITNTGKTRVDVSGYYVRDAANNLLHIGEGYVIEPGASLQVFTGPGTNTDTKYFNGESVAILNNGGEAVGFWSANHTLLDTFAN, translated from the coding sequence ATGAAAAAGCGATTCTCGCTTGCTCTAACCACCGCCATCACCGCAGGTGCTCTCTCGGTTGGTGCTTTCGCGGCGCCGGCTGCCTTTGCGACTGACTCCTTATTTGGAACTCCTGAGTCTGAGCAGCCTGTGGTGATTGGCCACCGCGGCGCCGCTGGCACCGCGCCTGAGAACACCGTTGCCGCGTTCAAGGACGGCCGCACTTCTGGCGCGGACTTTATTGAAGCCGACGTGCAGCTTTCCGCCGATGGTGTGCCGTTCTTGTTCCACGATGACACCCCCAAGCGCACCACCAATGTGGAAGAGGTGTTCCCGGGCCGCGAAAATGACCCGATTACCTCCTTCACGTGGGCCGAGCTCCAGCAGCTCGATGCAGGATCCTACTTCTCTGAGAAGTTCGCGGGGGAGAAGATCCCACACTTCAACGACATCGCTCGTGTAGCCACCAAGAACACCGGTGTGTTCATGGAGATCAAGTCGCCAAAGAACTCTCCTGGCGTGGAGAAGGTTGTGGCTGACGCGCTCCACAACGACCCTGCGTGGATTAAGCTCGTTGAAGCCGGCAAGGTGGAGATCCTCAGCTTTGATCCGGAATCCAACATGCGCTTCGCTGAGCTCGCTCCGGAGATTCCGCTGCAGCAGCTGTCCTCGACCGTTCCTGATTCCGCAACCTTGGCGCAGATCGCCACCTTTGCTGACTCGGTGGGAACTAGCTACCGCACGCTCGATCAGGCTGGCGTTGACCGCGTGAAGGCGGCTGGACTTGAAATTGGTGTCTACACGGTCAATGACACGGACGCGATGGAAGAGTCCGCGGCGATGGGCGTCCAGCGCATCACGGGCGATTACCCCATTCAGTTCGAGCGCTACCTCGATGGTGTGAAGCCGTTCCCTGCTAGCAGGGGCTTGGTCGTCACGGACTCCGTCAATGACGTTCCCGGCAATGACATTCAGCCTGAAAAGGGCGAACACATCATCATCACCAACACCGGAAAAACTAGGGTGGATGTCTCCGGCTACTATGTGCGCGATGCCGCGAACAACCTGCTGCACATCGGCGAGGGCTACGTCATTGAACCTGGCGCCTCATTGCAGGTGTTCACCGGTCCGGGCACCAACACGGACACCAAGTACTTCAACGGTGAATCCGTCGCCATCCTCAACAACGGCGGCGAAGCAGTGGGTTTCTGGAGCGCTAACCACACGCTCTTGGACACCTTCGCGAACTAG
- a CDS encoding FMN-binding glutamate synthase family protein, whose translation MVRFLILILLATLGFATIVAAAFGSTGWLVLAVVMIALFGLAIYDSLQTKHAILRNFPVLGRMRFLLESIRPEIQQYFIERNFDGRPFDRDTRSLIYARAKGQDSHKAFGTERDVNQEGYEFLLHSTAPVSPLEKPRKVMIGGPDCTQPYGVALMNISSMSFGSLSKNAVLAMNKGAAMGGFVHETGEGGLTKYHLEHGADLFWEIGSGYFGCRNDDGTFNPESFAEKAAYPQVKAVTLKLSQGAKPGLGGVLPGKKVTAEIAEAREVPIGIDCISPASHSSFRTPRELMEFVGRLRKLAQGKPIGYKFCVGSRTDVLAMVKAMLETGITPDYIIIDGSEGGTGAAPLEYEDHMGTPLTEGLMLVHNALVGAGLRDRIRLGAAGKVATGSDIVKRLIQGADFTMSARAMMMATGCIQAQKCHTNECPVGVATQDPRLMRALDVTDKGNRVHNYQKLTVAEAEQIIASMGVTDIKHLNTRMLRRRTDHLTTKSYASIYNWLRPGELLVEPPRGWAADWEEADADHFGEFAALGYLEPMNAEDDDAAYVNPQTNEMPSVASRNGKVVPQPPRDDTREKATDGATLVVSGSGARPEGKTAARK comes from the coding sequence ATGGTCCGTTTTTTGATCTTGATCCTGTTGGCAACCCTTGGTTTCGCGACGATTGTGGCGGCCGCCTTCGGCTCCACCGGTTGGCTAGTGCTAGCTGTCGTCATGATCGCACTGTTTGGACTCGCGATCTACGATTCCTTGCAAACTAAGCATGCAATTCTTCGCAACTTCCCCGTGCTGGGCCGCATGCGCTTTTTGCTGGAATCGATTCGCCCTGAAATCCAGCAGTACTTCATTGAGCGCAACTTCGACGGCCGGCCCTTCGACCGCGATACCCGCTCACTCATCTACGCGCGCGCCAAAGGTCAGGACAGCCACAAGGCGTTCGGCACCGAGCGCGATGTGAACCAAGAGGGCTACGAGTTCTTGCTGCACTCCACGGCACCCGTGAGCCCTCTCGAGAAGCCACGCAAGGTCATGATCGGCGGACCAGACTGCACACAGCCCTACGGTGTGGCGCTCATGAACATCTCCTCGATGAGCTTCGGTTCCTTGTCCAAGAATGCCGTGCTCGCGATGAACAAGGGCGCCGCGATGGGCGGGTTTGTTCATGAGACCGGTGAAGGTGGACTCACGAAATACCACTTGGAGCACGGCGCGGACCTGTTCTGGGAAATCGGTTCCGGCTACTTTGGCTGCCGCAATGACGACGGCACGTTCAATCCGGAGAGCTTCGCCGAGAAGGCCGCATACCCGCAGGTCAAGGCCGTCACGCTCAAACTCTCGCAGGGCGCTAAGCCGGGTCTCGGCGGCGTGCTGCCGGGCAAGAAAGTGACCGCGGAGATCGCAGAAGCGCGTGAAGTGCCAATCGGCATCGACTGCATTTCCCCAGCCTCCCACTCCTCCTTCCGCACGCCGCGCGAACTCATGGAGTTCGTAGGCCGCTTGCGCAAGCTCGCTCAGGGCAAGCCGATCGGCTACAAGTTCTGCGTGGGTTCCCGCACGGATGTGTTGGCAATGGTCAAGGCCATGCTGGAAACCGGAATCACGCCGGACTACATCATCATTGACGGCTCCGAAGGCGGCACCGGCGCGGCGCCTCTCGAATACGAAGACCACATGGGCACTCCTTTGACCGAGGGCCTCATGCTGGTGCACAACGCTCTGGTGGGCGCTGGTCTGCGCGATCGCATCCGTTTGGGTGCCGCTGGCAAGGTGGCCACCGGTTCTGACATCGTCAAGCGACTCATCCAGGGCGCCGACTTCACCATGAGCGCTCGCGCCATGATGATGGCCACCGGCTGCATCCAGGCTCAGAAGTGCCACACCAACGAATGCCCTGTGGGTGTTGCCACGCAGGATCCGCGCCTCATGCGCGCGCTCGATGTCACTGACAAGGGCAACCGCGTGCACAACTACCAAAAGCTCACGGTGGCCGAGGCGGAGCAGATTATCGCGTCCATGGGTGTTACCGATATCAAGCACCTCAACACCCGCATGTTGCGCCGCCGCACGGACCATTTGACCACCAAGTCCTACGCTTCCATCTACAACTGGTTGCGTCCGGGCGAGCTCCTCGTGGAGCCACCGCGAGGTTGGGCTGCGGATTGGGAAGAGGCAGACGCGGACCATTTCGGTGAGTTCGCTGCCCTCGGTTACTTGGAACCAATGAACGCGGAGGACGACGACGCCGCTTACGTTAACCCGCAGACCAACGAGATGCCGTCGGTTGCGAGCCGCAACGGCAAGGTGGTTCCTCAGCCACCACGCGATGACACGCGTGAAAAGGCGACCGATGGAGCGACCCTAGTAGTTTCAGGTTCTGGTGCACGGCCCGAAGGGAAGACCGCAGCTCGCAAGTGA
- the pcaC gene encoding 4-carboxymuconolactone decarboxylase, with the protein MGVAAAAAGAAASEGAAASEGASASGRLPGDTYDAGMVVRREVLGNEHVDRASASSNAFTDEFQEMITRYAWGTIWTRPGLTRVTRSAVTLTAMIAGGYWEELEMHVHAALRNGMTPDEIKEVFLQTAIYCSVPAANVAFKIGKKVLEEYEG; encoded by the coding sequence CGCAGCTGCCGCTGCTGGGGCCGCCGCTTCCGAGGGTGCTGCGGCTTCCGAGGGAGCCTCGGCTTCCGGCCGCCTTCCGGGCGATACGTACGACGCCGGCATGGTGGTTCGTCGCGAAGTCTTGGGCAACGAGCACGTGGACCGCGCGTCTGCGTCCTCGAATGCCTTCACGGACGAGTTCCAAGAGATGATCACCCGCTACGCGTGGGGCACCATCTGGACCCGCCCAGGCCTAACCCGCGTCACCCGTTCGGCCGTCACGCTGACCGCCATGATCGCCGGTGGCTACTGGGAAGAGCTCGAAATGCACGTGCACGCTGCCCTGCGCAACGGCATGACGCCCGACGAGATCAAGGAAGTCTTCTTGCAGACGGCCATCTACTGCTCGGTTCCTGCCGCCAACGTAGCATTCAAGATCGGTAAGAAGGTCCTCGAAGAGTACGAAGGTTAA